The sequence below is a genomic window from Bactrocera neohumeralis isolate Rockhampton chromosome 4, APGP_CSIRO_Bneo_wtdbg2-racon-allhic-juicebox.fasta_v2, whole genome shotgun sequence.
ACCAGTttaatcgaccactttttgccgtTTTTCCGCTTAAGACactatttcatcagtgtaaatcgataTTTCAtctgttaacaaaatacgaaaatactttttcgagtgcccaatattaaataatttttgcaaaaaatataactatttagCTATTTTTTTATGTCAGAAGGACCCTTTCGCtccacactcacacatacgcacatgcaGTCCCTGCTGGCAATGATATTAAACAGTCGTAAAAAGCGCAGAAATCAACAGTAATAAACGAGTGAAATATGTGCAGGCTCATACCCATACACAttagcaaatatacatacacactccAATCCATGTATGCTCGATAAACGTCCATACGTATATACAAGCGCTTACAAAAACATGTGACATTatgaaaaacaatgaaataattttatgacTTGTAATAAACTCATCGAAACTTGAGTTAATttccaacttttttatttggtttttctgCTTTTCAGCTTCTTTTATGCCATTTATCCTCAAGCTCATACTCCCTTTCTTGGCTTTTTATTAGTCGTTTTTACTGCTTATTAACCTTGTAAATGTCGTGCCTATTCAGTGCGCcactttgtgttgttgttgttattattattgttgctactATTTATTTACTATGTTCGCATGCATTACTCCATTTGCCTGGCTCCTGTGCGATTTCGCCGTAGTTTAACTGTTGAGTCATAAATTTTGCACAAACTgtcatgtatatgtgtgtgtgtgtgtggtgtttcCTGTTGACAGTTGACATTATGAATTTATTgcctttaattttatatttatatgatgTCTTAATAGCAATAAAACAATACGTATTATCTATGCACGGTGGTGTACCATGCAATAGGTGGGTCCTTTATGGGTTGAGGGAGTGGGCTTAGATTTTTTTTAGTGGAATTTAGTATAATTATAAGTTttctttatacaaatatttttgaaacaaaagagTTCCTGGGAGTCTTGTATAACATTTCCTTGACTACGTATACTAATTCTCGAAAGTTGGTTCAAAATAGTTACTAATTGTGGTATTTAGACTGATATTATGCAATGCTAGATCGTAGGGTTGATTTTCGAACCAAAGATGATGGTGAGGAACCCACTTAGATAGCTTTGAACGCTGCTCCTGTGTGATTGGCAAAACTGCTAGATATGGCTCACAAGGCACTTATAGATCAATGAGCACTTCGAGTCTACCAAAAATTTGCTAAGGTGGCAAATTCGCCGAAAGGTGTCTACCGAGCTGTTTAAACCTCAGTCTTGTAAGCGTTGGACAGTTGAGATGAATGTGTGTGGATGTTTCTTTTTCGTCTTTTTCCTTACTACTTTGACAATTTGCGTCCGACAAATGTGTAACCTCACAGCACGTGGGCCTATGATCCGTTCCCATGATAGCCGGgtttaagtaaccggaacggacccgcaTTATTAACCGGTTTGAaaactcggcaccattcctcAAAATTACTTCAGAGACTTTTTCTGccgcgacaacaacaacaacaccaagaaGATGGCCTATCATAGCGGCGTAATGAACCTTGGTTAAAGCAAATAGTTTTGTGAACCTCCTGTGTTCCGCTTTGAATCTCTTAgccacatatgtaagtattggTTGTTGATAAGCGCTTGCTACGTTTGCGGGAGGTTCATAGATCCAAAGCTATAGCGGATTCATAGATCCAAAAAGGCAGCGGAGTACGAACTCGTTAGCAATCTGATGACATTGGAGTAATGTAggctcatcggctttgcagtttttAGCGATTCCGTTGTGACCAGGCAACTAAACAAGTCGGATAACAAATTAACTGGATGCTAATGATAAACTTGTCAAACATTGCTTAACAAATTAGTTGCCTACTTTTTGCGAGCCTTGAGCCAGTAAATCAAGATTCCTTTTAGTCGGCCCAGAAATAAATAGATTTCTGATGGTCGAAAGCTTCGtgctataatatatgtaaaataatactTATCAGCGATTGCTGTTCTTACTTCTTCTTCCTTCTTTCTTGTTCCCTCTGGAACAATAGTTTTGCTTTGAACTCATGCAAGCAGTGGGAAgatctttgtttttttctatatCTGAGTGAAAGCGAGATACTTTTGCAAAACTTCTTCAGAATGcatatatttcaaacaaaaaatcacatattttcAATAGAATCATTTCCTCTCAGGTGAGGACCATAACAACCCTTTAGTAAGAACTGAGAAGCAGATCAAGAAAACGCCAAATTATTGTATAAATTACCTTCACATATGGATCCATTTtccatttatatacacacataattgCGGTGTCTCTTTCAGCTTTGATGGTCACTGCGGGTTCGTACACATTTATTACTGAAAAGGTGTAGACTTGTTAACCAATGTGTCCTtttgaaatcaattaaattaattatatttgattaaaatcttttcaatttttcaaccaCAACCAAgttcaatttcattaatagcGGAAAAATGCTGAAAACTCGGCTCGCTTGCTGACCAAACGTGCCACACTTCAAAGGGTATTTCTTTTAGCTATTCCCTTTctattttccaatataacgctgtGACAGAAAGTGTGAGTATATGTGCTcggcaaatatttgtttgcaagCTGTTATCTGTAGCATGAATTTTAGAGTAACGCGTAAACCaatcaaacaaacattttaattataaaagtgAAGGCAAACACACGGAAAGTGAAGCGAAATGATTTCCAGAGAAAACTAACTGACTCCTTTCCGATGTGTAGACGTTTTAATAAGACTAAAGAGTGTAACTCGCTTAAGTGTGCGTGTATGTTGTTCCCTTGTCTCTGATTTGACGGGATGAACACGTCGcatctaaataaatattgtcGCAATTAACTCTTTCTACGTCTTCTGGCTACTTCGGGTATGTGTAGCAGAGAGTTGCAGTTTTTGGGGGCATTCCGCAAAGAGTGGAAACATGAGTagggaaaatataattttagttccaagcagaaaaatatcaaaaattatatattattattatctttacATTGTCCATTTTCATACATTTCATTTGGAGAACCTACCGAAAATGAGCCCTTGAGTGGCGCCTTCTCATCGATCgacgaaaaaaccatttgttctgtgtttttaagtcctgttaGAACACAcctctgctatttttatcgattgtcaaaaaagatataaaaataaaaaaaggatagtTATGATACCCACGTTTTCAATACTCCTACCTTCGGAAaggtttaaaaaacattttttaaaattttttacttctttaattgactgttttgaatttttttaaaatacaaaaattgagttgttttgatttttcgaatttttaaaaaatgtaaaaatattgtaaatagagttttttaaatttttccaattgttttaataaccaaaaatattgaaaattgagtttttggactttttcgaattgtttaaaaatacaaaaatattgaaaatttaggttttttgatttttcgaattttttaaaaatacaaagatattgaaatttaatcagttttttaaatgtagatatttttccacaatttaATCAGTTAAATGTAATTAACaatgcgccaaaatgtaggcaacgaatttttcgaaaaattcagtTTAGTAAATATAACTGCAGCGTATTTTAGCTAAAGTTACCCTGTTTATTGGCTGTCTATTGGGAGAAGTTTTCACGACCGTTTTCTTTTCAAGCACACGCATTGCCTTCCAATTTGTTTTTACCGGCTACGTTCTTCAAGTTGGTAGACATACGAATATGAATATGTAGActgacaaattaaaaacaaataaaacgcgTCGTTGACGGGAAACATAAAGAATTGTAGTCGTAAGATTCATTAAGAGAGGAGTTTTTATGGACGATGGATACTCAAAAGTCTGGATATAGCGTTTGAAAGCTTCAAACTTTGATAacaaagtaaaaagaaaaaaaaaatttgcttgttattaaaatatatatttttggctaTACTATTAGATTATAATACATATTCTCAAAggttaaaatatatatcagtTACTGTCCTTAAAAGCTTCCCCTAAGTCTTCCAATACATTAATCTCTCAGATACTTTGAAGTACAAACTACGCAACAGAAACAAATCGCTTGGGAACTCGAGTTTGTTCttcaatacaataaaaaagctAACAAAGAAGTTCGACACGAAAACGAGGGAGCATATGATGGTCATCAAGCAATGGGAAGGTGGTGCTTAAATtgacataaatttttcataaacttttGCATGCTCATTAAAAATTCGATTAATCGCTTGTTTCCACTCAATAAACTCGAAAATAAACTCCAACAAACAACAAGCGTTACATGGCAAACCGCCCGCAAAGCTTTTGTAAGCACTTGCACGACGTCAATGCAAAGGTATCGGCAGGAGGGGtaagaaaacaaagaaattgtaAACTTCTACTTTTGAAAAAGCGTGCAGAGAAGCAAAGCCATTGGCGGTGAAAGCGATGGCAAAAACTTGTTTGTTGTAAAGTGGTAAATACACACAGAGTCGCATTGCAGCAGAATGCGCGTTGCCATTGAgaaggtggtggtggtggcgacGGTATGCTGATGGCATGCCACGTAATGTCGTCgaaaatgaaaagcaaacaattaatgaaacgaaatgtcaacaaaactCAATCAAAACGCACTTAAAAATGCACAAGGCTTTGCTTTATGCGCTTGCATGAGTGTTGGTGTGTCTGTGCGTATATGCGAAAGTGTATGTATGAAGGTGCATGAGAGTGTATGTGCATGGCTAGAGCCAAAGTATTAGCTTTGCACAGCGATCGAGCTAACCGTTGGCGTATTGGAAGGGGGTGttgcagttgctgttgttgttggcaatttaactgcaaaagtaaacaaatccGCTTAAGTCAGAGCTAACAACAGCAAATCAAGAGTGGctgtaaaaatgaaaacaagtattgacaaacaaatgaaatcaaaactaaacaaaatgtgcgttggtgggGCCGTGAATTTCAATATTGTATGACTGAAGCTTTCACAATTTCTTATATGCTTATCGGGGATCTCCTAAGAAATGGTTGCGAAGAGTTTAAAGAATATCTCACTTTCTTTTATGATATTCATTTCGAACTTTAAAAGTTAAAGCTTAAGTATATACCTATAACGCTTTTGCATGAAAACCCTCCTCTTTGTTGTGAAATCTTATATATCTATAAAGCTTTTACATGAAAGCTTACAtagtttttgtgaaagcttaTATACCTATATAGATGTTACATGAAAGCTTACCTCTTTTTTGTGAAATCTTATATACCTGTAAAGCTTTTGCATGAATCTTAGCTATGCTCTGTGAAagcttatttattaaattatttacagaAAAGATCTAAATACTTCTGCGAACaaaaatattcacattttaGGTTAAACATGAAAGCTTTAAACAGTtttctctaaaaatatttagggTCCTGAATTCAGAAAGCTTACAAAGTTTTTGTGAAAACTTATATATCTGTAAAGCTTTTACATGAAAGTTTACCtagttttttgtgaaagcttatATACTCACTAGGCTTTTATATGAAAGCTTATATACCTATAAAGCTTTTGCATGAAATCTTACCCATATTTTGGGAAagcttatttcttttaattattaacaaaaaaggcCTAACTGGTGCGGTgaccaaaaatattcatatattagATAAAACATGAAAGCTTTAAAAGGttttctctataaatatataggGTGCTTAATTCGGAGGAAGCCATATTTGTACATTTAACTTGAAGTGTAGAGCATTTTCTTTTTGGTCCAATCTTCTTGCCACTATCATTAAGCTCAATGGAGATaagcttttgataaaaaaacttGGTTAGTATCAAAATGTGCGGTGAATACGAGCGGGGACTTCAAATACCTACTCGTTTGAATCTAAAACTCACAATCAACACCCGGGTTAAAGTGTGATACTACCATAAACTAAAGGTAATAGTCGAGCTATAATGACAAAATAATAGACCTAAACCTTTCCATTGAAGCGTAAAATTATCCAATACATAACCGTAAACCAAAGTAattaactataattataattacggTAATTGCAAAGAAATCGATACGATTTTGATAGCAACCTTTTATAGCCAATTTGCAGCGCCTATAAAAGCTAACGGCACCACGCCACgatgtacatttttatataaattttttatcaaatcttCTAAAGGCATAAATGCATTTGGGGAAACTCTCAGAAAGAAATAAAGCACCGAATTTTCTATGTATTATACACTAAGCCTACTCGCTGTCTTGCTCGGCGCCACAGTGCAAAATGCAAAGGTAAGGATTGTGAGATAACTAACACTTCCTTCAGTGCTGAGTAACAATATTGAGTTCATCAACAGTCACGCACCATCACGATCTCCATGAACATGTCCCTAACAATGAACGTGGAACGTCGTAAGGAGCTTTTGGAGACACACCAACAACAAGTGCAGCAAGAACAAGCACGACCCGCACTCACCGCTGCTGTACTGCGCTCGTGTATGAAAGAGACCGAACTCTCCATGGCGGAATTGCATCGTTTTCGACTGAGTTTGCTCACTCGCGATTCTGAACTAAACACCACGGATGATACGAGTACAGAGCTACCAAATTTATATGACATGGAGGAGGATGATTTAGTCTCCGAAGAAACCGAATTAGATGGTATTATTTATGAACCTCAAGCGGATATAAATGAGGCCAATAATAATGCGTTAGATTACGAATATCCGTTGACAATCAGAAGTGATGGAAAAACTGACAAATCCTTGCAATGTTTCGCCTACTGTCTCTACGAACAATTAGGTTTAATCTCGAGAGGTGTTTATATGGATGAAGAGCTTTTCGCGAAGCTGTATGCTATTGTCGGGCGGGAACGCCATTTGGTGAAGGAGTGCATGAAtctaaatacaaataataaatgtgAATCTTTATACAAAATGCATTTATGCTACATACGTTTGAAGACACTTGAAGAGGAGAATCGTATACGCAAAGTGCTGGAGAGCGCATATCCTGGTGAAAGAGATGAAGAGGGAGGGGAAGAAATACCGGAAGCTGAAACTACGCAGGAAGCGTACGCCATGGAGGAAACAGAAACAACGCTGTCAACATATGCTAATGCGGAGAATGCCAAAACTGAAGATGTTGGAGTCAAAAAGTTGATGAAACAGCTGAAAAAGAAGTTGAAGCTGATGGATGCAGATGTGGAGCTCAGAGAAATGTTACAAAATTGGAATGAGGCTTAGTTGAGCATAGCTTGGAAGCCGTAATAGGGTAGTAAGAAGCAGCAAAATGATTAGGCAAAAGgctgttatatatacatattggaAATAAAGTTCAACTTTGTGTATTATAATAGAAGCTTCATAGTTACTTGTCTGATTTTTTCAATGTTCGGACactgaaacacattttttttcgtttttctcttGGTATTTCGGTGTGGTTTGAAGTCTTGTAGCCTTTCAGTTACTAAGTCGttgatttcaaaatatgaaCTCTTTCAAAATTGAAACCTTTTTCTAATTTAGAAGCAACAATCTCAAGTAATATCCTCGCTGATTTAAGAATGTGGCacaatttgaaactttttataaCACCACTATgtctttattagttttttttttggaagaatcaGACATGTTTTATTCAATCCGCTttcagaaaaaaagaaaacaattttcccTAAAAGAAAAGCTTATGGAAGAACAGGTTTTTAAACTCAAGTGGTTACTTTCTCATTCAACCTAACCTACAGTTTCACTATCGCTTTTAAACAGACACTCGTATCTGGTTGACACCAAGTACTTGAAAGTTTCCCTAATACGCTAACCACAACTTTTTCTATAATAGTACAACGGGGTTTTCATAAGAGCGCcacaaaaaatttcttaaataaaatatttgcgatATCAATGAAATACCATTTCATTCCATCGATGCCATAATGTATAGAACTCGATTTCTCTttcatggccaccacgggcatgCTTGCAGATCttgccgatactgctgcaattttaagttcgatattcgtacgaagttcaacAATCGTCGccggcttgttggcatagaccatagacttgacatacccccacagaaaatagtctaacggcgtcaaatcgcacgaccgaggcggccaattttCTAGGACATTTcatgagataacacgttcacgaCACTTGGTTTTCAACAAATCGATAGTGACAAGCACATGTTATCCAAGTTCATATCATTTAATTCGGCctaaaaatattcggttatcattgagcggtagcgattgcCATTCACAGTAatgtgccggtcttgatcatcacggaagaagtacgccgccggcccataaaccgcaccaagccgtaattttttcggaatgcaacggtgactcatggagtacgtgtggtttcctgcctgaccaataacacatattctgctgaagatgatttttcgatgaaaatccggattattttcaagttgttgttcagcccaattcacgaacatacgataATTCTGTTGGtcaaacggcttcagttctagcGTCAGTTAATTCTTATAAGGATGTAGGccatgattttttcgcaaaacttgccacaacgacgtcacagagatgccaaacgcttgagaacgacgtgtaagagactgatttgggtcttctgtgcctgtggattcaaagtTTTCCACTAGAGACTCAACTGTTGATCAGAAAGGACGATTATGacaaccataaattggacgtagcgctcttaaagttgaggccactaacTCCGAATTTCCGTAATAAGTTTCAGTAATTTCGACTCGTGGTTGGATCGTTTATTCTTCCTTGATGAAATGGTAAACCTTGCTAAAGAGAAGAGTCAAAAAAGAGGGAAAAAAtgtggcgtcgtttgctgtccctatcggtatACTTTTGTAGtgttcttattgaaaaacccgttaaaaATGGCATCTAGACAATAAGTTGCTTTCCAACTTTTCTTGATcgttattttcaaaatcaatagaAAAAGATAAGCGAATTGAAgcgatttttacttttttgtatggAAAGGTTTACCagatttttgctttcatttaaaaatctGAGCGACGGatgcaaaaagtatttgttgagGTGCGATCCAAGGCACACGAACAGCTCGATACTATAGTAAGTTTCAGATTGAAACATCCATGTAGAACTTTAGTTAATtgaattttctaatatttcagACAACTTTTAGCATTTTAGTATACTTCCGAAGTCAGTCGTAGATTATGCCCGCTTTAAGTCCCGAAATGGTTGGCACCACTGTCACAAATTGCTGCATGGTTGAACTCAACACAGTTTTTGGATGCTACAGCTCATAATTACTCAATCAAATTCAGTTAActgtttaacataaaaaatgtacatggAAATTTTAGGCAATTACTTTTTTCTGcgttaaatgttttaattaaattaccataataataattgaataaattaatatcacaattttgtgctataaaaaagaaagaaggtTAAATGATTGTTGAGAAGTTTTTAGGCAATAAATTTTCCACTATTTAAACCACATATTTCAGCGCGAAATTTATCACTTGTATTTGGAAAGCATCACAATGAAATCCTACGGTTTATACCAACTGCTCTTTGCTGCATTCATTTGCAGTGCTATAACTCAGGTAAGTCTGAAAAATGTGCaggaaactttttattaaaattattttaaatttcatattgcTTCTCAAATCATAGCTCCACGCAGCCGACGATAAAGCTGCTCGTGAAGCATGCATCGCGGAGGCCAAGCTAACAGCCACCGATGCCAATCAGGTTAGAGCCGCTGCTATCATTAGTAAGCTCATTCAAAACGATTCTGAGGCGCTGAAATGTTTCCAGCTTTGCTACTACAAACAACTTGGTCTCATCGACTCTACTGGCAAAACGAATGCGGCTAAAACACTCGAGTACATGTCGCAGGTTAGCGGCATTTCGGATACAAATAAGTTAGCTGCTGCACTGGGTACATGCGAGTCGGTCAAAGGTAGTAGCGGATGTGATAGGCTATATCAATTTGAAAAGTGCGCTTTGGCCAAATTGGGTGTTTGAAGTTATTATTGATAGCTGGAAgcattctttcaaaaatttattatgaagCGAAATGATTTCGTGAAAATAGTTTCAGTAGCTAACCAAGTCTTAGAATTATGACCAACATTTGAGAGTTTGAGCTTTTTGTTgaattaaatgcattttatttagaatattCATAAGTTTTGTTCACACTATTGTATTgagaataaaaattcaaatcaagACAGCCTGCTCTTGCAAATAGCACTTATATATCTGAAAGGCGGTATCACACTCGTTGGCACCCTTCAAACCATTACATTTGGCTAGCGTATTTTTTGGCGCACTATTACCAACCGTCGGCGTCATTACCTTATGGATGGCTGCTTCATTTGGCATGCCGTTTTCTAGAATTCCTTTTTTGTTCTGGACGCATTTTAGAAAACATTTCGCTTTATCATCGATCGCGTTGAAATCACCCTTCTTCAGAGCGTCCAACTGTGCTGCGCTTGCACCAGATTCTTTCAGGCAAATCTCATAGTACTGATGGGCTTGAGTTGACTTATTAGACTTCAACTGCGAAATTAGTAATGCATAAAAGGAATTTcgtgtatataataatattttgttctgTTGATGTGTATATCTGTGCTTCCTCTTACCTCATGAGTCGCGACAGCGCTGAGTGAAATCAAAGTGGCTAGCAAAATATACGATTTCATTTCCTCGAAGTTGTTGGAGACTATGGTGATTATTTTACGGTTTCTAGCAGTCAAAAGAGTTTGCTCTAGTTTGCAACTTACAACTGTTGCACTTTATATAGACagttttgaaatgttttgattttctatAGTGCACCGGTATTAAGTAtagaatttatgtgaaaaaaatgtattttcttaaaaatttttcgtcTAACTTTTATTGCTTGCTAGTGTCATTTGTGCGCTTAAATTAAGCtaattgtaaatacaaattaaaacaaattagcaTTCAAGTACTTTACTCATGTGGACTACTGCAAATACAATTGATTAATCTGATTTGAtgataaagttaatttttattttattttgttcaaaacaCATTAAATTCAATCCTCGATTAAggttagcatatacatatattagcgATTACTGAtagcaaaataattatttttcgtaGCTATAAAAGGGTGAATAGCACATTGTTTACTAACTAATTATACTGTCGAGACTTAAAATGACCTTAAAAGTTGAAAACcctttcaaaatttgaaaaaaattgataaaaatacattcatatatattttataaaaacagaacaattgaaaagtcctcggcctgacacatagatggcgctatcAGAATTAAATTAGTACTcgtatgatttttagttagtaaTAAACTTCAAAAGGCGCgtttataaatttgacagcta
It includes:
- the LOC126754869 gene encoding uncharacterized protein LOC126754869, producing MYYTLSLLAVLLGATVQNAKSRTITISMNMSLTMNVERRKELLETHQQQVQQEQARPALTAAVLRSCMKETELSMAELHRFRLSLLTRDSELNTTDDTSTELPNLYDMEEDDLVSEETELDGIIYEPQADINEANNNALDYEYPLTIRSDGKTDKSLQCFAYCLYEQLGLISRGVYMDEELFAKLYAIVGRERHLVKECMNLNTNNKCESLYKMHLCYIRLKTLEEENRIRKVLESAYPGERDEEGGEEIPEAETTQEAYAMEETETTLSTYANAENAKTEDVGVKKLMKQLKKKLKLMDADVELREMLQNWNEA
- the LOC126754915 gene encoding uncharacterized protein LOC126754915, with product MKSYGLYQLLFAAFICSAITQLHAADDKAAREACIAEAKLTATDANQVRAAAIISKLIQNDSEALKCFQLCYYKQLGLIDSTGKTNAAKTLEYMSQVSGISDTNKLAAALGTCESVKGSSGCDRLYQFEKCALAKLGV
- the LOC126754914 gene encoding general odorant-binding protein 56d-like, with the translated sequence MKSYILLATLISLSAVATHELKSNKSTQAHQYYEICLKESGASAAQLDALKKGDFNAIDDKAKCFLKCVQNKKGILENGMPNEAAIHKVMTPTVGNSAPKNTLAKCNGLKGANECDTAFQIYKCYLQEQAVLI